The Apostichopus japonicus isolate 1M-3 chromosome 14, ASM3797524v1, whole genome shotgun sequence region CTAGCAAAATGATGTGCACTAGACTAGATATAATATTAATCTCTTCCCGCATTAGAGTTTACTGTAGCATTCATGTTACCTTAATGTTATATTTACTACATAAttcaacaaaatatttgattacaCTGTTGATCATAAATCGGTGCACATGCTAAAGCACGAACTGTGGTAAGATTTTacggggtggggttgggtgagtggggtggggcgggggatATTGAGGGTAAGTATTTATTCTTCTCCACGCACTAAACAAGTATGTTGTTCCCATTATATATTTAACAATACATCTCATGGGAGTTAGGAGTGGCagaaggggatgggggaggcAAGTGAGGTTTGACGGGATAGTGACGGGAGCACGGAAAGAGGGTGACTGGCTGGACACGTCACTGTCCATAGTTTTGTGTAATCGCGGAAAAATCCTGCCATGTGTTTCTTTAGGGACGACAATGTGTTTCGCGTGTACACATATaagagaacacagtaactatactgtaaatcttaaagttttgaaCCGAGGTAAAAACTGGAtggtgctataaatcggtagcatgtgctttaggattacagtaagaactgaggatacgtgtaatcccaacaaatctaGTTTGATGtgtttgttgggattacacactGTATCCCTCAGTTCTTACTGCagtaaacctaatagcacatgctaccgatttatcagcacgatATACAGATCAGTTTACTGTGGTAAAAAACCTtaagattttacagtatagttactgtaatctctgcaGTGTGAATCTATTTGTAAAACTTACCGAATTAGCCCAACTTGGTTGTTTCCGTATTTCCTCATTCGAAGTTTGCGATACATTAGCTTTGATTCGACGTTCTCTGTACACAGGTTTATCGTAAAAACtcacaaaggcaaattcaagcagTGCAGAAAAGACAAAGATGTTACAGACAGctttaaaagaaaagaacaaggagaaaagaagaaaatatattgaaaagaaaaacaaaatgacagaAATGGATTTTTGCGGGGTCGAAATGAATAACCTTACCCGCAGGTCCCCTTAAATCAGTGCAAACATATTTGTGACACATTTGTGACATGTTTGTCACAAATATTTGTCACAAATTGTTGTGACATATTTGTCACAAATTGTTGTGACATATTTGTGACGTCACGGATCACGGATCACGTCCTTCGCGTCCATACATCCAACCATATATATTTTGACCACATACCCCGATAGAGACATTATACAGAGACGTCTTTTAACACGTGTATGTACGTCTATAAAATAAGACTTCCAAAACCATCCAACGGAGAGTGTTTTGCCATTCCAAATCCCTTACATTTAACTTGTATTGTTCCCATCTACTCTTTAGGCCGACATTTGACTTATTCACAGATTTAGGAACAAAGGACTTGCAATACACGTGCGACAGCCCCATTATGCAATGTATTGATTATACTGATTGGCTTTTAAGCACCGTTATTTATCTTCGTTCAATTAAACATACCTCCCTTGGTTTCCTCTATAATGCTCCGTTGTAAAGTCGCAATACCATACATTTAAGTGACACtgcatttttgtattttatatggTCTGGAATATTGTTACACTGCAATAGATAGGAATGGGGTTTTTTTGTTGCTTCGCGCCCTTTTGGCTtagatcatgtgtagcattatgttctCCTTGTAGGGGAAACCTGGACAATAATCACACAGTGACAATCTCGATACAAGAGGACTGGGGTTGGgagcggatcagtcggttcgttgttgtttggtttttgtgtGCCAATGGTTCTTTCGTGGGtgatgacttttcttaaaaagtaggaacggtgtttttttttttctttggaaaaGGACACCATCGACAGAGGCCctagatgacattttttgcgGTCTGGACAAAGTGAATCCGTGATATCACAAGCATGTTCGTACTGTCTAACATTTTGTGGAGACTTGTGGTAAGTTTCAAACGTCATTTCCCATCAACCTTctcctcatatatatatatatatatatatatatatatatatatatatatatatatacatacatatacatacatacatacatatatatatgtatatatatatgatatatatatatatatacatacatatacatacatacatacatacatatatatatgtatatatatatgtatatatatatatatatacatacatatacatacatacatatacatacatacatatatatatatatatatatatatatgaggtgTTGTCTGTGTATTTTTCGGGTTACTTATCATGAATCCGAAATTCCTCTGGACTTTCTTTTATGGACTATAACCATGGCACCAAATCGAAGGTCAATACGCACACTTATACCTTATTGATACCAAATCTACAACTTCGAGTGTATTGCATTATATGTCGGTGgtgttaaattaataataaacaaaaaagaagaaaaatggctAAAAGATTGCAGGGACCCGCTGAAAAACAAACCACTCCGATTATGTCAAGTGACAATTTGAAAGGGTTGAAGTAATTTCAGTACACTAGTAATTCTGTCAACTTTAAGCTATTTAGCGGAATGTACTTTTGACGGTTTGTCTCTCTCATATAGGAATGAGCTATGCTTGTTTATAGTTGTTAGTATAAAACTGTTTAGATGTCCAACGTTAATGATTACCACACCATATATGCGTAAAGTTCAAACACCACTGGGATGTATCACCTTTTAAAGGTGTACTTATTATTTCTTAAATTCAATGATCAGATGACACTTATATTGCACCAAACGTTATCAGGAAAGACTAAAagatggtgtatatatatatattatatatatatatatatatatatatatatatatatatacatacatatatatatacacacacacatatatatatatatatatatatacatgtatatgtatatatatatatatacatatatgtatatatatgtgtatatatatatatatgtatatatatgtgtatataaatatatgtatatatatatatatatacatatatatatatatatatatatatatatatatatatatatatatatatatatatatatatatatatatgtatatatatatatatacatatatatatatatatatatttatatttatatatatatatatatatatatatataggtagaACACtacaaaaagaaacatttttttaaatcttcacTAGAAGCGCTGAACGTCtagttttgtttctgtttcataaTACAGCTTTTTCAGCTGTAGTAGATTTATATCAAACATACTTGTGAATATATCAATCGCTGTGAGGTAAGAGAGCATAGGGAGATCCCCTCCCGCATTGATCATCGTCGTTGTCATGGTGAGGACCGTAGTGATACCCAGGGTCACCCTAGCCGGTGTTGCGTCACGTGGTATCCAGAGGGAAACCCAGGAAAGCATGACGATCAACACGCAAGGTACGAACACGTTGAGAATTTGGTGCGAGATGTCTCTGCCTAGAAGGAATTTTAATCTTAACGACGAGTACTCGTTTTCTGTAGttgaagtaaaaagaaaaagaagacagaaaaaaataaaggaaaatgtaGATTTTGTTTGGAGACGtctgtttgatattttttattccttcctggaaaaaaaaaatgagaactGAAAATTGCTATGAAAAGTTGAGAAAAGCAACTTGAATTTATCGTTAAAAGTTCTATTGTTGAAACGTCTTTTTTTATCCATATTGGAAACCTTTTATTGGAGTTTTGCCACTTCATGACGATTCCTCTCTAGCTCCCTCTCCACATCCAGCTTCattcaaataattaaaattgtcaTAGTCTTTATATGGCTATTGTTGATTTTTAAGACGTTCCCCTTTCAAATAGTATTAATCTCTGACATGCTCCTTTAAGCTTAAACTGATGATACCACCCCCCTTTTTTCTGCAGCCTTAATGCTCATGTTAAAGTCCATTGTTTTGTAACTTATAATATCTCAATCAAAACACTGTATTTTAACTTTATATGAACGCAAGAGCACCGATAGATGACATACAACGCCATTTGTtctaaatcatttttttttaacgctGTATGCTCCTGTTATCTATGGTTTTAAAGGGTTACCGTCTGAACTTTTGTCTTGCAACTAATGAGCTGAACTATTGGTCTTTATATGCTGAGCTAAGTAGTCCAAGCGCTTTCATGTACGAGCCGCGGTTATTTAAAGGTTAATATCTCAATAAACGtggtatatatagatatgcatTACTTGGAACTGATGTCGGCCAACAATGTAGCGAAAACTAACTTTGTGCCTACAGTCATCCCATTCTATTAATGATAAGTGGAGATTAAGATCAACTGAAACCCtaaatcaagggcgtaggaaccggggggctgggggcgccagcccccccccccccccgcagtgaaaaatatggaggggcggaagaatcattccgccccccgcttcgcaagtcagaaaacccctttttcatttccaaatgagaaaaaaatctcatttggagcaccaaattgcatctaaggccatgtgaaaatgcaaaattatttacaaaatggagtgggtgttaaAGTGTGCTTTATTGAACCAAATTGcaatctgaggccacctggaaatgcaaacaaaaatccaaaggggagggggacgccccctctccttagacccctcccccaggccggccatcagtcttcagccccccactcaaaagtaccttcctacgccactgccctaAATTGTAACACTGTAGGTTGTTTTAAGGGAGATTTGGTTTCAATCCTGCGCATGTGCAGTTTCCATCGTGATTCCAAAcattatgaaattattttaaaaaaaaatcagaagcAATTACTTACGTCCGTATGATTTATTAAGCATCGATGTAGAATAGTCTAACAAGTTATAATTGGCAAGTGATAATTCTTCGTCGAAGATTACGGAATGATTGTGCCATGTGTAGATTAAATCCTGTACCGCATGGGAATCTGAAACGAAAATATAAAAAGGAAGACCAATTAAATCCTGTACCCGACAAGAATCTAAAATCAAAGTACTAAATGAACGTAGATCTATACATGATGTACGTCACAAGAATCTGAGAAGGAAATattcaaacttaaaaaaataacaaataagaatCTAAAACGAAAATATTTAAaccaaacaatatttttttgccTGTATGTCAATTCATATCGGAAAAAAAGAGATACTATTGAAAGGAATATAGattaaattcataaaaaatgTAAAGGAATCAGGCATACAAACGAAGAGTATAAATACTGAATCTATTTTAAGTGCAAGGTTATTACAATAGATTACTAGATATAGTACAATGCAATTAAGAGAACATATTTAACAGAATGGTTTAATTTCTGAAACTCATAAAATCTTagtaggaaaatattaaaacaagcataCATTAAATCCTTTGCTCAgtaaaaaaaacccccaaaaacaaggtaaacaagaaagaaatcaTACCATGTAAAAACAATTGACAATACTTTTTAATCTTATTCTTATTCACATTGTACTCTTGTCAATTGCTTACCCACCCATGCACGTAAACAAATTTGTATCAAATGttacatatgcatatatgtataacttacagctttccATGGTTAGATGACACACTTGTTTGTCGAATGGATACAGGTGAAAGTCCATATCACAACTGGCCCTAACGGTCATTCTACAAACCGTAAAGAAAAAGCAGAAGcgggaatttaaaaaaatctattTTGAATGTTGCTAGAAGCAGGGTTTGGAgccctggggggggggtgggggaaagtGCCCCCATCccactttttccaaaatagaaaatgtgccctactggcaataTGAAATGTGCCcattgatgaagaactgtctttggaaatcttaagcctttgttaattttaatattttattttaattattcacgtgcaccataatagtatt contains the following coding sequences:
- the LOC139979941 gene encoding gamma-aminobutyric acid receptor subunit alpha-1-like isoform X2, with product MTREFDQTTNLDYTMSMFFRQQWVDERLKFKGPRQVPFTYDSLKSIWTPDTFFLNEKYANFHIVTKPNTLLRVENDGSIAFSSRMTVRASCDMDFHLYPFDKQVCHLTMESYSHAVQDLIYTWHNHSVIFDEELSLANYNLLDYSTSMLNKSYGQNEYSSLRLKFLLGRDISHQILNVFVPCVLIVMLSWVSLWIPRDATPARVTLGITTVLTMTTTMINAGGDLPMLSYLTAIDIFTTVCNIFVFSALLEFAFVSFYDKPVYRERRIKANVSQTSNEEIRKQPSWANSVESDEGFVPNPKPSVISNNVHKRHRLERDRQLRHQSWPIAKEDITVRLNKLNYHVTKTGFDPSKVELYTRIMMPILFVLFLITYFITYGVIFKCELL